In the Opitutia bacterium genome, one interval contains:
- the pdxA gene encoding 4-hydroxythreonine-4-phosphate dehydrogenase PdxA, whose product MTSAPLIALTLGDPAGTGPELILKALAQPDVRALGHLLVVGDAAVLARAQRYTGTTLPIRTVKKAVDAPEFAADGIAVLDLANVDAAHHQLGRIDPMCGQAAYESIKRATELALASEVGAIVTSAINKAALNAAGHHFDGHTGLLAQLCGAPGATMMLVADTLRVSHVSTHVSLRQAIDRVRPERIVKVLQLTHDAVRRLGIENPRLAVAGLNPHAGEGGLFGDEEEKFIAPAIAQARALGLDAHGPFAGDTIFFRTLQREFDAAVAMYHDQGHVAAKMLGIWRGVNVTLGLPIIRTSVEHGTDFANAGTGRGDPRSLVEAIKLAASMARNRSAVVA is encoded by the coding sequence ATGACCTCCGCTCCGCTCATCGCGCTGACACTCGGCGATCCCGCCGGCACCGGCCCGGAGCTGATTCTCAAGGCCCTCGCGCAACCCGACGTCCGCGCCCTCGGCCACCTGCTCGTCGTCGGCGACGCCGCCGTGCTCGCCCGCGCCCAACGCTACACCGGCACGACGCTGCCGATCCGCACCGTGAAGAAAGCCGTCGATGCGCCCGAATTCGCGGCCGACGGCATCGCGGTGCTCGACCTCGCCAACGTCGACGCCGCGCACCACCAACTCGGCCGCATCGACCCGATGTGCGGCCAAGCCGCTTACGAATCCATCAAGCGCGCCACGGAACTCGCGCTCGCCAGCGAAGTCGGTGCCATCGTCACCTCCGCCATCAACAAAGCCGCGCTCAACGCCGCGGGCCATCACTTCGACGGCCACACCGGCCTGCTCGCTCAGCTCTGCGGCGCGCCCGGCGCCACGATGATGCTCGTCGCCGACACGCTGCGCGTCAGCCACGTCTCGACCCACGTCTCGCTGCGTCAGGCCATCGATCGCGTCCGTCCCGAGCGCATCGTGAAGGTGTTGCAACTCACGCACGACGCCGTGCGCCGCCTCGGCATCGAAAACCCGCGCCTCGCCGTCGCCGGCCTCAATCCGCACGCGGGCGAAGGCGGACTCTTCGGCGACGAGGAGGAAAAGTTCATCGCGCCCGCCATCGCGCAGGCCCGCGCGCTCGGCCTCGATGCGCACGGACCGTTCGCCGGCGACACCATTTTCTTCCGCACGCTCCAGCGCGAATTCGACGCCGCGGTCGCGATGTATCACGACCAGGGCCACGTCGCCGCGAAAATGCTCGGCATCTGGCGCGGCGTGAACGTCACGCTCGGCCTCCCGATCATCCGCACCTCCGTCGAGCACGGCACGGATTTCGCCAACGCCGGCACCGGCCGCGGCGATCCGCGCAGCCTCGTCGAGGCCATCAAACTCGCTGCCAGCATGGCGCGCAACCGCAGTGCCGTCGTCGCCTAA
- a CDS encoding exo-alpha-sialidase: MAAIVLATTSLAPAATTATPPFVFTGAERAESTADGGLRPVVGVQNIQIYRANRTHPANSDKLGHTYFHQPMLAWWRGRFYVEFLSNPVGEHQGAGSTWLTSSADGIAWDEPRVIFPPFDLPDGTPTLAHQRMGFYVAPDGRLLALAFYGKLPEPNDGTGIGRAVREVHADGSLGPIYFIRLNAKQPFANFTPPYPLYTASADRGFVAACDALLANKLMTAQWWEEDQLDDSGFYTIKGKALSFVHRPDGAVLGVWKNALVALTRDEGRTWTEKRFGISLPNNASKYALTRTGDGRFALFLNPTNRLRFPLAVMTSDDCEHFAQLLTVHGETPDQRFAGNFKNLGPQYVRAIAEGNGTPPDHAQATWVTYSVNKEDIWIARVPTPITGAVTAPVADDFEHDAVGALPVGWNVYSPLWAPVRVVDAAGAAGHALELRDEDPYDYTRATRVFPVTHGLKASFKILPRQTNARLEIELSDARGNRQLLLALGEDGRVWVSHEGVWTDNGAYRAGEWLAIAYDASPKPASDRGDLFLNGQPATPRAIGPTEATTSVERLSFRTGTARTRPFGGRDLPGADEKAPAASFLIDDVTLTPVASP, from the coding sequence TTGGCCGCGATTGTTTTAGCGACGACCTCACTCGCCCCTGCGGCAACGACCGCGACGCCGCCGTTCGTCTTCACCGGCGCCGAACGTGCGGAATCCACCGCCGACGGCGGCCTGCGCCCAGTCGTCGGCGTGCAGAACATCCAAATCTACCGCGCCAACCGCACGCACCCCGCCAACAGCGATAAACTCGGCCACACCTACTTTCACCAGCCGATGCTCGCGTGGTGGCGCGGTCGCTTCTACGTCGAGTTCCTCAGCAACCCCGTCGGCGAACACCAGGGCGCGGGCTCCACCTGGCTCACGAGCTCGGCCGACGGCATCGCCTGGGACGAGCCGCGCGTGATTTTCCCGCCGTTCGACCTGCCCGACGGCACGCCGACGCTCGCGCACCAGCGCATGGGTTTCTACGTCGCGCCCGACGGCCGGCTGCTCGCGCTCGCGTTCTACGGCAAGTTGCCCGAGCCGAACGACGGCACCGGCATCGGCCGCGCCGTGCGGGAGGTGCACGCCGATGGCTCGCTCGGCCCGATCTATTTCATCCGGCTCAACGCGAAGCAGCCCTTCGCGAATTTCACTCCGCCTTACCCGCTCTACACCGCGTCGGCGGATCGCGGCTTCGTCGCCGCGTGCGACGCGCTACTCGCGAACAAGCTCATGACCGCACAGTGGTGGGAAGAGGACCAACTCGACGACAGCGGCTTCTACACGATCAAAGGCAAGGCGCTCTCCTTCGTCCATCGTCCCGACGGCGCGGTGCTCGGCGTCTGGAAAAACGCACTCGTGGCGCTCACGCGCGACGAAGGCCGCACGTGGACCGAGAAGCGGTTCGGGATCAGTCTCCCGAACAACGCCTCCAAATACGCGCTCACCCGCACCGGCGACGGCCGCTTCGCGCTGTTCCTCAATCCGACCAATCGCCTCCGCTTCCCGCTGGCGGTGATGACCAGCGACGACTGCGAGCATTTCGCGCAACTGCTCACCGTGCACGGCGAGACGCCCGACCAGCGCTTCGCGGGCAACTTCAAGAATCTCGGCCCGCAATACGTGCGCGCCATCGCCGAGGGCAACGGCACACCGCCGGATCACGCGCAGGCCACTTGGGTGACTTACAGCGTGAACAAGGAGGACATCTGGATCGCCCGCGTGCCCACGCCGATCACCGGCGCGGTTACCGCGCCCGTCGCGGACGATTTTGAACACGACGCTGTCGGCGCGCTGCCCGTCGGCTGGAACGTCTACAGCCCGCTCTGGGCCCCGGTGCGCGTCGTCGACGCCGCCGGTGCCGCCGGTCATGCGCTCGAGTTGCGCGACGAGGATCCTTACGACTACACGCGCGCCACGCGGGTGTTCCCGGTCACGCACGGGCTCAAGGCTTCCTTCAAGATTCTCCCGCGCCAGACGAACGCGCGCCTCGAAATCGAACTCTCCGACGCCCGCGGCAACCGCCAGTTGCTCCTCGCGCTCGGCGAAGATGGTCGCGTCTGGGTTTCGCACGAGGGCGTGTGGACCGACAACGGCGCCTACCGCGCGGGCGAATGGCTCGCGATCGCCTACGACGCCTCCCCGAAGCCCGCCTCCGACCGCGGCGACCTTTTCCTCAACGGCCAGCCCGCCACGCCGCGCGCGATCGGTCCGACCGAGGCGACGACGAGCGTGGAGCGCCTGTCGTTCCGCACCGGCACGGCACGCACGCGGCCGTTCGGCGGACGCGATCTCCCCGGCGCGGATGAGAAGGCGCCGGCCGCTTCCTTTTTGATCGACGACGTCACGCTCACACCGGTGGCGTCGCCGTAG
- a CDS encoding sodium:solute symporter, whose protein sequence is MNSLRWLDLAVIAVYMIGMLWLGLRYTRRQKTTEDYFVAGRSIPAWAMGVSIFATLISSITFIAYPGGAFGGNWAELVPGFMVIIVLVLVGSVIIPFFREVVRMSAFEYFEKRFGYSVRLYTSLGFTLGHFSKMGFVFYLVALTVQSLTGWDMSVVIIASGVVTVVYTYAGGLEAVIWTDVAQGFIMWFGIAISLGTLLYLMPGGAAAGFQLAWDNHKFDLGTLQFDFTAKSFWVMAAYGFFWYLQKYTADQTIIQRYLVAKDDRSAIRGVALGALLCIPVWALFLLIGTLTWSYYKLSGEVLPPHIVKPDQFYPHFLTTHVPAGLAGVIMASLFAAAMSTISSDLNCFAVVGVEDFYAKLRKNTTDRERLFMGKVIVAVTGALCTVVALWLAQTKGTALSLYFTATSVLAGGLFGVFALAFLSTRAHLRGLWVGIVACILFTAYATFTSGKSPVLDLGAWNFRLNGVLIGVIGHLLVVVVGYVASLVLPGPRAPAGMTIWGWREQRRAAAQS, encoded by the coding sequence ATGAATTCCCTCCGCTGGTTGGACCTCGCGGTCATCGCTGTCTACATGATCGGCATGCTCTGGCTCGGCCTGCGCTACACGCGGCGCCAGAAAACGACCGAGGATTACTTCGTCGCCGGCCGCTCGATCCCCGCGTGGGCGATGGGTGTTTCGATCTTCGCCACGCTGATCAGCAGCATCACGTTCATCGCGTATCCCGGCGGCGCCTTCGGCGGCAACTGGGCCGAACTCGTGCCGGGTTTCATGGTGATCATCGTCCTCGTGCTCGTGGGCTCCGTCATCATCCCGTTCTTCCGCGAGGTCGTGCGCATGAGCGCATTCGAGTATTTCGAGAAGCGCTTCGGTTACAGCGTGCGGCTCTATACCTCGCTCGGGTTCACGCTCGGACATTTCTCGAAGATGGGCTTCGTCTTCTACCTCGTCGCGCTGACCGTGCAGAGCCTCACCGGCTGGGACATGTCTGTCGTGATCATCGCCTCGGGCGTCGTCACCGTCGTCTACACCTACGCCGGCGGACTCGAGGCGGTCATCTGGACGGACGTCGCGCAGGGTTTCATCATGTGGTTCGGCATCGCGATCAGCCTCGGCACCCTGCTCTACCTGATGCCCGGCGGCGCGGCTGCGGGCTTCCAACTCGCGTGGGACAACCACAAGTTCGACCTCGGCACGCTGCAGTTCGATTTCACGGCGAAAAGCTTCTGGGTCATGGCCGCCTACGGCTTCTTCTGGTATCTCCAGAAATACACCGCCGACCAGACGATCATCCAGCGCTACCTCGTGGCGAAGGACGATCGCTCCGCCATCCGCGGCGTCGCGCTCGGCGCTCTGCTGTGCATCCCGGTGTGGGCGCTTTTCCTCCTGATCGGCACGCTGACGTGGAGCTACTACAAACTCTCCGGCGAGGTGCTGCCGCCGCACATCGTGAAGCCCGACCAATTTTATCCGCATTTCCTCACCACGCATGTGCCGGCCGGGCTGGCCGGCGTGATCATGGCGTCGCTCTTCGCCGCGGCGATGTCGACGATTTCGTCCGACCTGAACTGCTTCGCCGTGGTCGGCGTCGAGGACTTCTACGCGAAGCTCCGGAAGAACACGACTGATCGCGAACGTCTCTTCATGGGCAAGGTGATCGTCGCCGTCACGGGCGCGCTCTGCACGGTGGTCGCGCTCTGGCTCGCGCAGACCAAGGGAACTGCCCTCTCGCTCTATTTCACGGCGACGTCCGTCCTCGCCGGCGGACTTTTCGGAGTGTTCGCGCTGGCGTTCCTCAGCACCCGCGCGCACCTGCGCGGTCTGTGGGTCGGCATCGTCGCCTGCATCTTGTTCACCGCCTACGCGACGTTCACCTCCGGAAAATCGCCGGTGCTCGACCTCGGCGCATGGAACTTCAGACTCAACGGCGTGCTCATCGGCGTCATCGGTCACCTGCTCGTCGTCGTCGTGGGCTACGTCGCCAGCCTTGTCCTCCCCGGCCCACGCGCACCCGCCGGCATGACGATCTGGGGCTGGCGCGAACAGCGCCGCGCCGCCGCGCAATCCTAG